A genomic window from Bacillus mesophilus includes:
- a CDS encoding sodium-dependent transporter, with amino-acid sequence MLSQQETKREQWGSRIGFILACLGSAVGLGNVWRFSTTAGENGGGAFILVYLLIILFIGIPVVMAEFTIGRKSQSDAVGSFQKLAPGKPWFIAGFLGVAASFIILSFYGVVAGWVMKYFFGYLTGSLVNVPENDFTGYFVSFIGKTAEPIIWQFIFMALTVGIVVVGVKKGIEAANKVLMPLLGVLLIILAIYSLTLGGAKEGLTFLFSPDWSKLADPHLYLAALGQAFFSLSLGMGALITYGSYLSKENKLPTAALSVGALDTLVALTAGILIFPAVFAFGLDPAGGAGLVFMTLPNVFDQMPLGAVAGAAFFFLLFAAALTSAVSLLEVAVAYFMRKFSWGRKQAVLIIGSIIFVLGIPSSLSQGAVPITIMGKDFLTFMDELSGNVFLPLGGLIIALFIGWGWKKTDALRDSDLGDTLIGNIWIWCVRILAPVGILLIFLNKIGIVG; translated from the coding sequence ATCTTGAGTCAGCAAGAAACAAAACGTGAGCAATGGGGATCTCGGATTGGATTTATCCTCGCTTGCTTAGGTTCAGCAGTAGGATTAGGAAATGTTTGGAGATTTTCAACAACCGCTGGTGAAAATGGTGGGGGAGCATTCATATTAGTTTATTTATTAATTATTCTTTTTATCGGTATCCCAGTTGTAATGGCTGAATTTACAATCGGACGTAAATCTCAAAGTGATGCGGTTGGCTCTTTCCAAAAGCTAGCACCAGGCAAGCCTTGGTTCATCGCTGGATTCCTTGGAGTCGCGGCATCTTTTATCATCTTATCCTTCTATGGTGTTGTCGCTGGTTGGGTAATGAAGTACTTTTTCGGTTACCTCACAGGTTCACTTGTAAATGTACCTGAAAATGATTTCACAGGTTATTTTGTATCATTTATTGGTAAAACTGCAGAACCGATCATTTGGCAGTTCATCTTTATGGCTCTAACGGTTGGAATAGTAGTGGTTGGGGTTAAAAAAGGAATTGAAGCAGCAAATAAAGTATTAATGCCATTATTAGGGGTTTTGTTAATTATTCTTGCAATCTATAGTTTAACCTTAGGTGGAGCAAAGGAAGGATTAACTTTCTTGTTTAGTCCGGATTGGAGCAAACTGGCTGATCCACATTTGTATTTAGCCGCTCTAGGTCAAGCATTCTTCTCTCTAAGCCTTGGAATGGGAGCTCTCATTACATATGGAAGCTATTTGAGCAAAGAAAATAAACTACCAACTGCTGCCTTAAGTGTTGGTGCACTTGATACATTAGTAGCACTTACAGCTGGTATTCTTATTTTCCCAGCCGTGTTTGCATTTGGATTAGATCCTGCTGGTGGAGCTGGTCTTGTATTTATGACTTTACCAAACGTCTTTGATCAAATGCCACTTGGAGCAGTTGCAGGTGCTGCATTCTTCTTCTTATTATTTGCAGCTGCTTTAACATCTGCAGTATCTCTCTTGGAAGTAGCAGTCGCTTATTTTATGAGAAAGTTTTCTTGGGGACGAAAACAAGCTGTTTTAATCATCGGTAGTATCATCTTTGTCCTTGGAATTCCTTCTTCTTTATCTCAAGGGGCAGTTCCAATTACAATTATGGGTAAGGATTTCTTAACCTTCATGGATGAATTATCAGGAAATGTATTTCTACCACTAGGTGGATTAATCATTGCGTTGTTCATCGGTTGGGGATGGAAGAAGACAGACGCACTTAGAGATTCAGATCTTGGAGATACATTAATCGGAAACATATGGATCTGGTGTGTACGTATTCTAGCTCCAGTTGGAATCCTTCTGATCTTCTTAAATAAAATAGGAATCGTTGGTTAA
- a CDS encoding glycoside hydrolase family 13 protein has protein sequence MKHVWWKEAVAYQIYPRSFMDSNGDGIGDLQGIISKLDYLKDLGIDVIWICPMYKSPNDDNGYDISDYQDIIPEFGTMADFDQLLAETHRRGMKLIIDLVINHTSDEHPWFIESRASKTSEKRDWYIWRDGKDGKEPNNWESIFGGSAWEYDQATKQYFLHLFSKKQPDLNWENKEVRTALYDMINWWLDKGIDGFRVDAISHIKKEEGFTDLPNPNGLKYVSSFERHMNVEGIHPFLEELRDATFSNYDIMTVGEANGVSVSDADLWVGEKKGKFNMVFQFEHLGLWDAEKKEMDLVDLKRVFTNWQKGLENKGWNALFIENHDKARVVSTWGNDQEFWRESATSLGAMYFLMQGTPFIYQGQEIGMTNVRFEKIDQYNDVATKNLYSIKREEGTPVDNIMDIIWTTSRDNSRTPMQWSKELNAGFSTGTPWLGVNPNYLDINVEQQRSDSASILHFYKKMIRLKKENPIFTYGIYDLILDEHPNIYAYTRRLDEEEVIVIANISDKQVEFSYSDFTLTFERLMLANYQVDDHHPTTKLILQPFETRVYVK, from the coding sequence ATGAAACACGTATGGTGGAAGGAAGCTGTAGCATATCAAATCTATCCGAGAAGCTTTATGGATTCAAATGGTGATGGCATAGGAGATCTTCAAGGCATCATTTCAAAGCTTGATTATTTGAAAGATCTTGGTATTGATGTTATTTGGATTTGCCCTATGTACAAATCTCCAAATGATGATAATGGATATGATATTAGTGATTATCAGGATATCATTCCCGAATTTGGTACAATGGCAGATTTTGATCAGCTACTAGCTGAGACCCATCGACGGGGTATGAAGTTGATCATTGATCTTGTGATTAATCATACTAGTGATGAGCACCCATGGTTTATTGAATCAAGAGCTTCCAAGACCAGCGAGAAGCGAGATTGGTACATTTGGCGAGATGGTAAGGACGGTAAGGAACCAAATAATTGGGAAAGTATATTTGGTGGATCTGCTTGGGAATATGACCAAGCAACTAAACAATATTTCTTACACCTTTTCTCCAAAAAACAGCCAGATTTAAACTGGGAAAACAAAGAAGTTCGGACTGCTCTGTACGATATGATCAATTGGTGGCTAGACAAAGGAATTGATGGCTTTCGTGTTGATGCAATTAGTCATATTAAAAAGGAAGAGGGATTTACAGACCTTCCAAATCCAAACGGGCTAAAGTATGTATCTTCTTTTGAAAGGCATATGAATGTTGAAGGAATTCATCCGTTTTTAGAGGAATTAAGAGATGCAACATTTAGTAACTATGATATTATGACGGTCGGTGAAGCTAATGGCGTTAGTGTAAGTGACGCTGATCTATGGGTGGGAGAAAAAAAGGGTAAGTTCAATATGGTTTTTCAATTCGAGCATCTAGGATTATGGGATGCTGAAAAGAAAGAGATGGACCTGGTTGATTTAAAGAGAGTTTTTACTAATTGGCAAAAAGGTTTAGAAAACAAGGGGTGGAATGCTCTTTTTATTGAAAATCATGATAAGGCAAGAGTGGTTTCAACTTGGGGAAATGATCAAGAGTTTTGGAGGGAAAGTGCAACGTCTTTAGGTGCCATGTATTTTCTTATGCAAGGGACACCATTTATTTACCAAGGGCAAGAAATCGGAATGACAAATGTGCGATTTGAAAAGATTGATCAATATAATGATGTCGCAACAAAAAACCTGTATTCCATTAAAAGAGAAGAAGGGACGCCAGTTGACAACATCATGGACATAATTTGGACGACAAGCAGAGATAACTCACGAACACCGATGCAATGGTCTAAAGAACTCAATGCTGGGTTTTCAACAGGTACCCCGTGGCTTGGTGTAAATCCAAATTACCTCGATATCAATGTGGAACAGCAACGTTCTGATTCAGCATCAATCCTTCACTTTTATAAGAAAATGATTAGATTAAAAAAAGAGAATCCTATCTTTACTTATGGCATTTACGATTTAATCTTAGATGAGCATCCTAACATCTATGCTTATACTAGGAGATTAGATGAAGAAGAGGTGATCGTCATCGCAAATATTTCAGATAAACAGGTAGAATTTAGTTATTCGGATTTTACTTTAACCTTTGAAAGGCTCATGCTAGCTAACTATCAGGTAGATGATCATCATCCTACTACTAAGTTGATATTACAGCCTTTTGAAACCAGAGTGTATGTAAAATAG